From one Streptomyces sp. N50 genomic stretch:
- a CDS encoding LysR family transcriptional regulator, which produces MNLSRLDLNLVLALRALLEERNVTRAGERVGLSQPAMSAALSRLRRHFDDELLARTGNAYELTPLGVALRDRSATACDLLERVFASQADFDPAAESREFTLLASDYGAAVFGAALSRALHQEAPGIRLAFQHSTPAAVENTATVLSTVDGLLLPHGIIDGFPAVDLHQDRWLCMVADDNPEVGDELTLDQLARLPWAVYQRPYDAPATRQLSMIGISPRVEVSVQTFQLLPHMVEGTRRVAMIQERLARRAARSAAVRVLPCPFEAVPVQEALWWHPVHAQDAAHIWLRRKAAEVGATLTKAA; this is translated from the coding sequence GTGAACCTGTCCCGACTCGACCTCAACCTGGTCCTCGCGCTGCGTGCGCTGCTGGAGGAGCGCAACGTCACCCGGGCCGGCGAGCGCGTCGGGCTCAGCCAGCCCGCGATGAGCGCCGCGCTGTCCCGGCTGCGCCGCCACTTCGACGACGAGCTGCTCGCCCGCACCGGCAACGCCTACGAGCTGACGCCGCTCGGGGTGGCCCTGCGGGATCGCAGCGCCACTGCCTGCGACCTGCTGGAACGGGTCTTCGCCAGCCAGGCCGACTTCGATCCGGCCGCGGAGAGCCGTGAGTTCACCCTGCTCGCCTCCGATTACGGGGCGGCCGTGTTCGGCGCCGCGCTCTCCCGCGCCCTGCACCAGGAGGCGCCCGGCATCCGGCTCGCCTTCCAGCACTCGACGCCCGCGGCGGTGGAGAACACGGCCACGGTGCTGAGCACCGTCGACGGTCTCCTGCTGCCGCACGGCATCATCGACGGCTTCCCCGCCGTCGACCTCCACCAGGACCGCTGGCTGTGCATGGTCGCCGACGACAACCCCGAGGTCGGCGACGAACTCACCCTCGACCAACTGGCCCGCCTGCCCTGGGCCGTCTACCAGCGTCCCTACGACGCCCCCGCCACCCGGCAGCTCAGCATGATCGGCATCAGCCCCCGGGTGGAGGTATCGGTACAGACCTTCCAACTGCTGCCCCACATGGTCGAGGGCACCCGCCGGGTCGCGATGATCCAGGAGCGCCTGGCCCGGCGGGCGGCCCGCTCGGCCGCGGTGCGGGTCCTGCCCTGCCCGTTCGAGGCGGTGCCGGTGCAGGAGGCGCTGTGGTGGCACCCGGTGCATGCGCAGGATGCGGCGCATATCTGGCTGAGGCGGAAGGCCGCGGAGGTAGGCGCAACGCTCACGAAAGCCGCCTGA
- a CDS encoding fumarylacetoacetate hydrolase family protein: protein MATLAQPAGPFALGTFSAQGGDPFPGLLAKERVLDLGGALEWAPSALLAVVERWEETLPVLRSLADDDTLGWRPLEGLRVHAPIEPRQIFQSGANYRQHVIDLEVAHRSPDDPRTVEEARAEIAAVMDRRAAEDLPYVFIGLPSAITGPYDDVVLPAWARQPDWELELAAVIAKPAHRVSVEEALDHVAGYTIANDLTDRATVFRRDMKAIGTDWLRSKNAPGFTPLGPWLVPAESVADPGDLRVTLKLNGETMQDESTKDMLFGVARLVSYVSQTSQLLPGDLVLTGSPAGNGIHWGRLLRDGDVMEGSITGLGVQRTRCVAEASA from the coding sequence ATGGCAACGCTCGCGCAACCTGCCGGCCCGTTCGCGCTCGGCACGTTCTCCGCTCAGGGTGGTGATCCCTTTCCCGGTCTCCTGGCGAAGGAGCGCGTACTCGACCTGGGCGGCGCTCTGGAATGGGCACCGTCCGCCCTGCTCGCCGTGGTGGAGCGGTGGGAGGAGACCCTCCCCGTCCTGCGCTCTCTCGCGGACGACGACACTCTCGGCTGGCGGCCCCTGGAGGGCCTGCGCGTGCACGCCCCGATCGAGCCGCGCCAGATCTTCCAGTCCGGCGCCAACTACCGCCAGCACGTGATCGACCTGGAGGTCGCCCACCGCTCCCCCGACGACCCGCGCACGGTCGAGGAGGCGCGGGCGGAGATCGCCGCGGTGATGGACCGCCGGGCCGCCGAGGATCTCCCGTACGTGTTCATCGGCCTGCCGAGCGCGATCACAGGCCCCTACGACGACGTCGTCCTCCCCGCCTGGGCCAGGCAGCCGGACTGGGAACTTGAGTTGGCGGCCGTCATCGCCAAGCCCGCCCACCGGGTGTCCGTCGAGGAAGCCCTCGACCACGTCGCCGGATACACGATCGCCAACGACCTCACCGACCGCGCCACCGTCTTCCGCCGGGACATGAAGGCCATCGGCACCGACTGGCTGCGCAGCAAGAACGCCCCCGGTTTCACCCCGCTCGGCCCGTGGCTCGTCCCGGCGGAGTCGGTCGCGGACCCCGGTGACCTGCGGGTCACCCTCAAGCTCAACGGCGAGACCATGCAGGACGAGTCCACCAAGGACATGCTGTTCGGGGTCGCCCGCCTGGTGTCGTACGTCTCCCAGACGTCTCAACTCCTCCCCGGAGACCTGGTGTTGACCGGCAGCCCGGCCGGAAACGGTATCCACTGGGGGCGGCTGCTGCGCGACGGTGACGTGATGGAGGGGTCCATCACCGGTCTGGGCGTGCAGCGCACCCGTTGCGTGGCGGAGGCATCGGCATGA
- a CDS encoding cyclase family protein — translation MSLDRHNPEGAIAEAAKSYSNWGRWGEDDVLGTLNFLDEAKRRAGAALVRRGVSFSLSQSFDMDGPQKGWRRRTNPVHTMLDTGTDAALGNQGFPHGIGGADDVIAMPLQCSTQWDGLGHIFDHGKAWNGRAAEKVVTSDGDLVTGIEHMAPHVAGRGVLLDVGQVVGTDGELPDGFAITDEHLTTTAEAHGVSVGRGDIVVVRTGRLTRARREGWGEYAGGPAPGLSFTTAGWLHSTEIAAIATDTWGFEVRPNEFDHAFQPLHQVAIPNIGLLIGEMWDLDALADDCADDGVHEFWLTAAPLPITGAVGSPVNPIAVK, via the coding sequence ATGAGCCTGGACCGCCACAACCCGGAGGGCGCAATCGCCGAGGCCGCCAAGTCGTACTCGAACTGGGGGCGTTGGGGCGAGGACGACGTGCTCGGCACCCTCAACTTCCTCGACGAGGCCAAGCGCCGTGCGGGGGCCGCACTGGTCCGCCGGGGTGTCAGCTTCTCGCTCTCGCAGTCCTTCGACATGGACGGCCCGCAGAAGGGCTGGCGCCGACGCACCAACCCGGTGCACACCATGCTCGACACCGGCACCGACGCCGCCCTCGGCAACCAGGGCTTCCCGCACGGCATCGGCGGCGCCGACGACGTGATCGCGATGCCGCTGCAGTGCTCCACGCAGTGGGACGGCCTCGGGCACATCTTCGACCACGGCAAGGCCTGGAACGGCCGGGCGGCCGAGAAGGTCGTCACCTCCGACGGTGACCTCGTCACCGGCATCGAGCACATGGCCCCGCACGTCGCCGGCCGCGGTGTGCTGCTCGACGTCGGCCAAGTCGTCGGTACGGACGGCGAGTTGCCCGACGGGTTCGCGATCACCGATGAACACCTGACCACGACCGCCGAAGCCCATGGCGTGAGCGTCGGCCGCGGTGACATCGTGGTCGTCCGCACCGGCCGGCTCACCCGCGCCCGGCGGGAGGGCTGGGGCGAGTACGCGGGCGGACCCGCGCCCGGGCTGTCGTTCACCACCGCCGGCTGGCTGCACTCCACCGAGATCGCCGCCATCGCCACCGACACCTGGGGCTTCGAGGTACGGCCCAACGAGTTCGACCACGCCTTCCAGCCGCTGCACCAGGTCGCCATCCCCAACATCGGGCTGCTCATCGGCGAGATGTGGGATCTCGACGCCCTCGCCGACGACTGCGCCGACGACGGTGTCCACGAGTTCTGGCTGACTGCCGCGCCCCTCCCGATCACCGGCGCCGTCGGCTCCCCCGTGAACCCCATCGCCGTCAAGTAG
- a CDS encoding FAD-dependent oxidoreductase: MADSPTLPRPETGETPTVLVIGGGASGNAITILLRRAGIDVDLIEARPDWNATTGSGITLQGNALRVLRELGVWEQVEASGYAFSSLGVTTPDGTVLFVAEDIQTGGDDLPATLGMQRPQLQQILIDAVRASGASIRLGTTAEILDQNGDGVSVRLSDGTTGRYDLVIAADGVGSTTRAAIGITDKPEPTGMAIWRIATPRPASVTRTDLAYGGPAYIAGYCPTSETTIYAYLVEACRDRAAIDPAAYADEMRRLAQGYGGAWPEITAHITDPRQINYTWFDRLLVEGSWHQRRVVLIGDAAHCCPPTMAQGAAMSLEDALVLAELLGSGQDWGDELFQAYYDRRIPRVRTVVEASVQIGQWQLDGVRDADMPGLIGRTMTLLKERP; encoded by the coding sequence ATGGCTGACAGCCCCACCCTCCCCCGGCCCGAGACTGGAGAGACGCCCACCGTCCTGGTCATCGGCGGGGGCGCCTCAGGAAACGCCATCACCATCCTGCTGCGCCGCGCCGGCATCGACGTGGACCTGATCGAGGCCAGGCCCGACTGGAACGCCACCACAGGCTCGGGCATCACCCTCCAGGGCAACGCCCTGCGGGTCCTGCGTGAACTCGGCGTGTGGGAACAGGTGGAAGCGTCCGGGTACGCCTTCAGCTCGCTGGGCGTGACCACCCCCGACGGCACCGTCCTGTTCGTCGCCGAGGACATCCAGACCGGCGGCGACGACCTGCCCGCCACCCTCGGCATGCAGCGCCCCCAACTGCAGCAGATCCTCATCGACGCGGTCCGTGCCTCCGGCGCGAGCATCCGCCTGGGCACCACCGCCGAGATCCTGGACCAGAACGGCGACGGTGTCTCGGTACGTCTCAGCGACGGCACGACCGGCCGCTACGACCTGGTGATCGCCGCCGACGGTGTCGGCTCGACCACGCGCGCCGCGATCGGTATCACCGACAAACCCGAGCCGACCGGCATGGCCATCTGGCGCATCGCCACCCCACGCCCCGCGAGCGTGACCCGCACCGACCTCGCCTACGGCGGCCCCGCCTACATAGCCGGCTACTGCCCCACCAGCGAGACCACCATCTACGCCTACCTCGTCGAGGCATGCCGTGACCGCGCCGCGATCGATCCGGCCGCCTACGCCGACGAGATGCGCCGCCTGGCACAGGGCTACGGCGGAGCCTGGCCCGAGATCACCGCGCACATCACCGACCCGAGACAAATCAACTACACCTGGTTCGACCGCCTGTTGGTCGAGGGCTCCTGGCACCAGCGCAGGGTGGTCCTGATCGGCGACGCCGCCCACTGCTGTCCGCCCACCATGGCCCAGGGCGCTGCCATGTCCCTGGAGGACGCCCTCGTCCTCGCCGAGCTGCTCGGCAGCGGACAGGACTGGGGCGACGAACTGTTCCAGGCGTACTACGACCGCCGCATTCCCCGGGTGCGCACGGTCGTCGAGGCATCCGTGCAGATCGGTCAGTGGCAGCTGGACGGCGTGCGCGATGCCGACATGCCCGGGCTGATCGGCCGCACCATGACTCTTCTCAAGGAGCGCCCGTGA
- a CDS encoding amidohydrolase family protein: protein MTATAWSAPTIDVHAHLLLPEVEEAVAGHPGLAEARALDARRNGPAALAVSGPMVGARVPKLTDSAVRLAAMDAQGVDIQVVSPSPSHYHYWAEPQLAATVCRLANEGTAAHCAKAPDRLYGLGLVPLQHPDLAVDLLDHAVEQGLRGVEISSHALGRELSDPAYEPLWSRAEETGALLFLHPFGCTLDERLDQWYLSNTVGQPTENAVALSHLIFSGVLDRHPGLKLIAAHGGGYLPTHLGRSDHAWRARPDAHDCAREPSSYMRQLYFDSLVHDPYVLRELIRTAGSDRVLLGSDFPFDMGTDDPLAALRAADLTDHDFHSVRGTNAAALLNLA, encoded by the coding sequence GTGACCGCCACCGCATGGTCCGCCCCGACGATCGACGTCCACGCCCACCTTCTGCTCCCGGAGGTGGAGGAGGCTGTGGCCGGTCATCCCGGCCTCGCCGAGGCCCGCGCCCTCGACGCGCGCCGCAACGGTCCGGCCGCCCTGGCCGTGAGCGGCCCGATGGTCGGCGCCCGCGTACCGAAACTGACCGACTCCGCCGTACGCCTGGCGGCCATGGACGCACAGGGCGTGGACATCCAGGTCGTCAGCCCGTCACCGTCGCACTACCACTACTGGGCCGAACCCCAACTGGCCGCAACAGTCTGCCGGTTGGCCAACGAAGGCACCGCGGCACACTGCGCGAAGGCCCCTGACCGACTGTACGGCCTCGGCCTGGTCCCGCTCCAACACCCCGACCTCGCGGTCGATTTGCTCGACCACGCCGTGGAGCAGGGGCTGAGAGGTGTGGAGATCTCCTCGCACGCGCTCGGCCGCGAGCTGTCCGATCCGGCGTACGAGCCACTCTGGTCGCGGGCCGAGGAAACAGGAGCCCTCCTCTTCCTGCACCCCTTCGGCTGCACACTCGACGAGCGCCTGGACCAGTGGTACCTGTCCAACACCGTCGGCCAGCCCACGGAGAACGCCGTCGCCCTCTCCCACCTCATCTTCTCGGGTGTCCTGGACCGCCATCCGGGCCTGAAGCTGATCGCGGCGCACGGCGGCGGCTATCTGCCGACCCACCTCGGCCGCTCCGACCACGCCTGGCGGGCCCGCCCCGACGCACACGACTGCGCACGGGAACCGAGCAGTTACATGCGTCAGCTCTACTTCGACTCCCTCGTCCACGACCCGTACGTACTAAGGGAGTTGATCCGCACCGCGGGCTCTGACCGGGTCCTGCTCGGCTCCGACTTCCCCTTCGACATGGGCACGGACGACCCACTGGCCGCCCTCCGCGCGGCGGATCTGACCGACCACGACTTCCACTCCGTGCGCGGCACGAACGCCGCCGCCCTGCTCAACCTCGCCTGA
- a CDS encoding VOC family protein → MSNRLLTHLRHVDLAVPDYDKQLDFYSGVWGLTQVAEDSGISFLAAEGSPEQYVVRLRKAAEKRLDLVSYGAASAADVDTLADQLLAGGVQLISQPGKVDTPGGGYGFRFFDVDGRTIEVSADVAVRQHRRIEEKESIPVKLSHVVLNSPDLDTTRAWYEQHLGFRLSDTLGHPHVGDVMHFMRISNQHHSMAIAKGPHTSLHHVSFEMRGIDEYMRGSGRVMRAGFRKIWGPGRHTAGDNTFTYFLDPHGNTVEYTTELEELDEDTWHPHVYDSSQPEVTDQWGTANPMNELVTKESFNDVDHGVFVAPPV, encoded by the coding sequence ATGAGCAACCGACTGCTCACGCACCTCCGACACGTCGACCTCGCCGTGCCGGACTACGACAAGCAGCTCGACTTCTACTCCGGAGTCTGGGGCCTGACCCAGGTCGCCGAGGACTCCGGCATCTCCTTCCTCGCCGCCGAGGGCAGCCCCGAGCAGTACGTCGTACGGCTGCGCAAGGCCGCCGAGAAGCGTCTCGACCTGGTCTCCTACGGCGCCGCCTCAGCCGCCGACGTGGACACACTCGCCGATCAACTCCTCGCCGGTGGAGTCCAGTTGATCTCCCAGCCGGGCAAGGTGGACACGCCCGGCGGCGGTTACGGCTTCCGCTTCTTCGACGTCGACGGCCGCACCATCGAGGTGTCCGCCGACGTGGCGGTCCGACAGCACCGCAGGATCGAGGAGAAGGAGTCGATCCCGGTCAAGCTCTCGCATGTCGTCCTCAACTCGCCCGACCTCGACACGACCCGTGCCTGGTACGAGCAGCATCTGGGCTTCCGCCTCTCCGACACGCTCGGCCATCCGCACGTCGGTGACGTCATGCACTTCATGCGGATCAGCAACCAGCACCACTCCATGGCCATCGCCAAGGGCCCGCACACGTCCCTGCACCACGTCTCCTTCGAGATGCGTGGCATAGACGAGTACATGCGTGGCTCCGGTCGCGTGATGCGGGCCGGCTTCCGGAAGATCTGGGGCCCGGGCCGGCACACGGCGGGCGACAACACCTTCACCTATTTCCTCGACCCGCACGGCAACACCGTCGAGTACACGACGGAGTTGGAGGAACTGGACGAGGACACCTGGCACCCCCACGTCTACGACTCCTCCCAGCCCGAGGTCACCGATCAGTGGGGCACCGCCAACCCCATGAACGAACTGGTCACCAAGGAGTCCTTCAACGACGTCGACCACGGCGTGTTCGTCGCCCCTCCGGTCTGA
- a CDS encoding fumarylacetoacetate hydrolase family protein, producing the protein MRFATYEYRDRRQVAVVEGDGTLRPLPGVSSLTGLLAEGGGLPELLDAGSVMLDVPAGPHVSEVRLLPPLQPPTVRDFVTFEEHVEGVRRSVDGAAGVPERWYAAPTFYFGNPYAMYGPRDDIPVPPGSDVLDFELEVAAVIGREGRNLTPEQARDHIVGYTIFNDWSARDLQSAEMKVGLGPCKGKDTATTLGPYLVTADELEKYRDEDGFLRLALTAEINGEIVGKDLLSNMSWTFEEMVAYASRGTVVRPGDVLGSGTCGNGGCLAELWGVRGEQSPPPLKPGDTVTLTVEGIGSVSNTVVAGPDPTAVPVARRRTRERP; encoded by the coding sequence ATGCGTTTCGCCACGTACGAGTACCGCGACCGACGCCAGGTGGCCGTCGTCGAAGGGGACGGCACGCTCCGTCCCCTGCCCGGTGTCAGCTCACTGACCGGCCTGCTCGCCGAGGGAGGCGGCCTGCCCGAACTGCTCGACGCGGGCTCCGTGATGCTCGACGTACCGGCCGGCCCGCACGTTTCCGAGGTACGGCTGCTGCCACCGCTCCAACCGCCCACCGTGCGGGACTTCGTCACCTTCGAGGAACACGTGGAGGGTGTACGGCGGTCCGTGGACGGCGCCGCCGGTGTACCGGAGCGGTGGTACGCGGCCCCCACGTTCTACTTCGGCAACCCCTACGCGATGTACGGACCCCGCGACGACATCCCCGTGCCGCCGGGGTCGGACGTACTCGACTTCGAACTCGAGGTCGCCGCCGTGATCGGCAGGGAGGGCCGCAACCTCACCCCCGAGCAGGCGCGCGACCACATCGTCGGCTACACGATCTTCAACGACTGGTCCGCCCGCGACCTGCAGTCCGCCGAGATGAAGGTCGGCCTCGGCCCCTGCAAGGGCAAGGACACCGCCACCACGCTCGGGCCGTACCTCGTCACCGCCGACGAGCTGGAGAAGTACCGCGACGAGGACGGCTTCCTGCGCCTGGCGCTCACCGCCGAGATCAACGGCGAGATCGTGGGCAAGGACCTTCTCTCCAATATGAGTTGGACCTTCGAGGAGATGGTGGCCTACGCCTCACGGGGCACCGTCGTCCGCCCGGGCGACGTCCTGGGTTCCGGGACGTGCGGCAACGGCGGCTGTCTCGCTGAACTGTGGGGCGTACGGGGTGAGCAGTCCCCGCCTCCCCTGAAGCCCGGAGACACGGTCACCCTCACCGTCGAGGGCATCGGGTCCGTCTCCAACACCGTGGTGGCCGGCCCGGACCCCACGGCCGTTCCCGTCGCCCGGCGCCGTACGCGGGAGCGGCCGTGA
- a CDS encoding SDR family oxidoreductase, translating into MSDLHPWGRLLGKVVVVTGAAAGQGAAEAEALTREGARVIATDVTEAPRCRRLDVTSEKDWAELAAELRDEYGQVHGLVNNAGVTWRARLGEVRAEDMARVHTVNVTGPLLSIQHLAPLMPPGSSIVNVGSTAALSGHYPVAYTTSKWALRGLSKTAAMELGPRGIRVNTIHPGFIETAMTATAAPAFREANIRETPLGRTGTVEEVAPLVVFLLSDESSFITGAEIPVDGGLTAHGGVKSIFDALLR; encoded by the coding sequence GTGAGCGATCTCCATCCCTGGGGGAGGCTCCTCGGCAAGGTTGTCGTGGTCACGGGCGCGGCCGCCGGCCAGGGCGCCGCGGAGGCCGAGGCACTGACCCGCGAGGGCGCCCGGGTGATCGCCACCGACGTGACCGAGGCGCCCCGCTGCCGCCGCCTCGACGTCACCAGCGAGAAGGACTGGGCCGAACTCGCCGCCGAGTTGCGCGACGAGTACGGCCAGGTGCACGGCTTGGTCAACAACGCGGGCGTCACCTGGCGTGCCCGCCTCGGCGAGGTACGTGCCGAGGACATGGCCCGCGTCCACACGGTCAATGTCACCGGGCCTCTCCTGAGCATCCAGCACCTGGCGCCGCTGATGCCACCCGGCTCCTCGATCGTGAACGTCGGCTCCACCGCCGCGCTCAGCGGTCACTACCCGGTCGCCTACACGACCAGCAAGTGGGCATTGCGCGGTCTGTCGAAGACTGCCGCCATGGAACTGGGGCCCCGCGGCATCCGCGTGAACACGATCCATCCCGGCTTCATCGAGACGGCCATGACCGCCACCGCCGCGCCCGCCTTCCGCGAGGCGAACATCCGGGAGACGCCACTCGGCCGCACCGGCACGGTCGAGGAGGTCGCCCCGCTCGTGGTCTTCCTCCTGTCCGACGAGTCGTCCTTCATCACCGGCGCCGAGATCCCGGTCGACGGCGGCCTCACGGCGCACGGCGGCGTCAAATCGATCTTCGACGCCCTCCTCCGGTAG
- a CDS encoding CoA transferase subunit A: MDKVRVGTPEAVADIPDGASLAVGGFGLGGVPEILVRAPHEQGATGLEVVSNNGTVDGRRLGLLLAGRRVTRVTGGYVGENEESVCQYLSGELEVELVPPGTLAERPRAGDTDIPAFCTPAGVGTQVERGGLPWRYAPDGSVAAVDFNPLAAMAGRIAVAEVEELVGPGEPNPDEVHLPGVFVQRIVASTPEQAADKHIEKRTARP, translated from the coding sequence ATGGACAAGGTCCGTGTCGGCACGCCCGAGGCGGTCGCCGACATTCCCGACGGCGCGTCACTGGCTGTCGGCGGCTTCGGCCTCGGCGGCGTTCCCGAGATCCTCGTCCGGGCCCCGCACGAGCAGGGCGCGACCGGCCTCGAAGTCGTGTCGAACAACGGCACAGTCGACGGACGCCGCCTCGGCTTGCTGCTCGCCGGCCGCCGCGTCACCCGCGTGACGGGCGGTTACGTCGGTGAGAACGAGGAGTCCGTTTGCCAGTACCTGTCCGGCGAGCTGGAGGTCGAGCTGGTCCCACCGGGCACCCTCGCCGAACGGCCGCGCGCGGGCGACACGGACATCCCTGCCTTCTGCACCCCGGCGGGCGTGGGAACGCAGGTGGAGCGGGGCGGTCTGCCCTGGCGGTACGCCCCCGACGGCTCGGTAGCCGCCGTCGACTTCAATCCCCTCGCCGCCATGGCCGGACGCATCGCGGTCGCCGAGGTCGAAGAGCTGGTCGGGCCCGGCGAACCGAACCCCGACGAGGTCCACCTGCCGGGCGTCTTCGTCCAGCGGATCGTGGCCTCCACTCCTGAGCAGGCGGCCGACAAGCACATCGAGAAGAGAACGGCACGCCCCTGA
- a CDS encoding RICIN domain-containing protein codes for MSSSRMSRRTFLSAAGAAAAATALPIVPGFNGLLSQASAADTQSNLSKMVDMRFGMFNHFSLGTFTNEEWAEPHQSPTLFAPPSVDCAQWADAAAAAKMSYGILTTRHHDGFALWPSAHGTQNVANSSYKHDVVQAYCDAFRSKGLKVGLYYSVWDRTFGVEAWESRHKVSGLQITDAIQPSHMTFVLGQLRELLTGYGTIDILMTDGYAWQMGQQAVSYQAIRSLVKELQPDCVMIDLGALSEPFLGDAIFFEEPMGITAPVGNTYAATQGQTISNGWFWHPSTPTESLMSKASILSHLADLEPRYTSFILNCPPNRNGLLDTNVVNRLTEVGAAWSPNPSRPPLPTQLLRAEHPVTPVNAYATGFHTGEGPFNAIDGLSDNGYETCWSTWGLPAPLPQSLTIDLGGVWSNVSTLEYLPKQWRRSNSTDGDITSYTILTSTDGVTFTQVAAGTWAGDKKTKVIEWPNRNVGFVRIQVNGATGGYANVSGVRIGGRSVKPVLLSTALPGDSTVYRLVARHSGQAADVVGRRTTDNTPIQQWPLLDQTNQKWTFIKTGDGYYKIKGVGSAKLLEIGGLSRADGGTADIWGDAGAPQQHWAVTPTGDGHYFLVNRYSGLSLAVDEGSTANGAVVEQQPYTSQAHQQWQIVTF; via the coding sequence ATGTCCTCATCACGAATGTCTCGCCGTACGTTTCTCAGTGCCGCGGGGGCGGCGGCCGCCGCGACCGCGCTGCCCATCGTCCCCGGCTTCAACGGGCTTCTGTCGCAGGCGTCCGCCGCGGACACCCAGAGCAACCTCAGCAAGATGGTCGACATGCGGTTCGGCATGTTCAACCACTTCAGCCTGGGCACCTTCACCAACGAGGAGTGGGCGGAACCCCATCAGAGCCCCACCCTCTTCGCCCCGCCGAGTGTCGACTGCGCGCAGTGGGCCGACGCCGCGGCCGCCGCGAAGATGAGCTACGGCATCCTGACCACCAGGCACCACGACGGCTTCGCCCTGTGGCCGAGCGCCCACGGCACCCAGAACGTCGCGAACAGTTCGTACAAGCACGATGTGGTCCAGGCGTACTGCGACGCCTTCCGGTCGAAGGGGCTGAAGGTCGGGCTCTACTACTCGGTCTGGGACCGCACCTTCGGCGTTGAGGCATGGGAGAGCCGGCACAAGGTGTCCGGGCTCCAGATCACCGATGCCATCCAGCCCAGCCACATGACCTTCGTCCTCGGTCAACTCCGCGAACTGCTCACCGGCTACGGCACCATCGACATACTGATGACCGACGGCTACGCATGGCAAATGGGGCAGCAGGCCGTGTCCTACCAGGCGATCCGTTCGCTGGTGAAAGAGCTGCAGCCGGACTGCGTCATGATCGACCTCGGCGCACTGTCGGAGCCCTTCCTCGGCGACGCGATCTTCTTCGAGGAGCCGATGGGCATCACGGCGCCCGTGGGCAATACCTACGCCGCCACCCAAGGTCAGACCATCAGCAACGGCTGGTTCTGGCACCCCTCCACCCCGACCGAAAGCCTCATGAGCAAGGCCTCGATCCTGTCGCACCTGGCCGACCTGGAACCGAGGTACACCTCGTTCATCCTCAACTGCCCGCCCAACCGGAACGGCCTGCTGGACACCAACGTCGTCAACCGGCTCACCGAAGTCGGCGCGGCATGGAGCCCCAATCCCTCCAGGCCGCCGCTGCCCACCCAGTTGCTGCGCGCCGAGCACCCCGTCACACCGGTCAACGCGTACGCCACGGGCTTCCACACCGGCGAGGGTCCGTTCAACGCCATCGACGGACTCAGCGACAACGGCTACGAGACCTGCTGGTCCACCTGGGGACTGCCGGCGCCGCTGCCGCAGTCGCTCACCATCGACCTCGGCGGCGTGTGGAGCAACGTCTCCACCCTGGAGTACCTGCCCAAGCAGTGGCGCCGTAGCAACTCCACCGACGGCGACATCACCTCGTACACCATCCTGACCAGCACCGACGGGGTCACCTTCACCCAGGTCGCCGCGGGCACCTGGGCAGGCGACAAGAAGACCAAGGTGATCGAGTGGCCCAACCGGAACGTGGGCTTCGTACGCATCCAGGTCAACGGGGCCACCGGCGGCTACGCCAACGTCAGCGGCGTCAGGATCGGCGGCCGGTCGGTCAAGCCGGTGCTGTTGTCCACAGCACTGCCCGGCGACAGCACCGTCTACCGGCTGGTCGCCCGGCACAGCGGCCAGGCCGCCGACGTGGTGGGCAGGCGCACCACCGACAACACCCCGATCCAGCAGTGGCCCTTGCTCGACCAGACGAACCAGAAGTGGACCTTCATCAAGACCGGCGACGGCTACTACAAGATCAAGGGTGTGGGCAGCGCCAAGCTCCTGGAGATCGGGGGTCTCTCCCGCGCGGACGGTGGCACCGCCGACATCTGGGGAGATGCCGGCGCCCCGCAGCAGCACTGGGCCGTCACACCCACCGGTGACGGCCACTACTTCCTGGTCAACCGCTACAGCGGGCTCTCGCTCGCCGTCGACGAGGGCAGCACCGCCAACGGGGCCGTCGTCGAGCAGCAGCCGTACACGTCACAGGCCCACCAGCAGTGGCAGATCGTCACCTTCTGA